The following proteins are encoded in a genomic region of Candidatus Margulisiibacteriota bacterium:
- a CDS encoding ATP-binding protein, with amino-acid sequence MLDDLILHDLKNPLSGITGSIGLFLDDTLGPINAEQKKYLENINFSAKKLALLLLELSFINNAEKGDLAVAKSAFPAGELLKELTWLRRLAEKESKTIKENVDGNLSVRADKELTVMIIADLLLNAVKQAERGGAVTLNLKQEKDHFMFEIIHPGEGVPKEYAAKIFNKNFRAENPQLKAKTSPGLGFYFCKLAVEAQGGSISVESTVGQGSRFYFYLPRA; translated from the coding sequence ATGCTCGATGACTTGATCCTGCACGACCTCAAGAATCCCCTCTCCGGCATCACCGGCTCGATCGGCTTATTTCTCGACGACACGCTCGGGCCGATCAACGCAGAACAGAAAAAATATCTGGAAAATATCAACTTCAGCGCTAAAAAGCTCGCGCTGCTCCTGCTGGAGCTCAGTTTTATCAACAACGCGGAAAAAGGCGATCTGGCCGTCGCTAAAAGCGCTTTCCCGGCCGGAGAACTGCTGAAAGAATTGACCTGGTTAAGGCGGCTCGCGGAAAAAGAAAGCAAAACCATAAAAGAAAACGTTGACGGCAATTTAAGCGTTCGGGCGGACAAAGAACTCACGGTGATGATCATCGCCGATCTTCTGTTGAATGCCGTCAAGCAGGCCGAGCGCGGGGGCGCGGTCACTCTCAACCTGAAGCAAGAAAAAGACCATTTTATGTTTGAAATAATCCACCCGGGCGAAGGCGTTCCAAAAGAATACGCGGCAAAAATTTTCAATAAAAATTTCAGGGCGGAGAATCCCCAGTTAAAAGCCAAAACCAGCCCCGGGCTGGGTTTTTATTTCTGCAAGTTAGCGGTTGAGGCCCAGGGCGGCAGTATCAGCGTCGAAAGTACGGTCGGCCAGGGTTCGAGGTTTTATTTCTATTTGCCTCGAGCCTAA
- a CDS encoding response regulator: MKILIADDEEIIRSSLEGILKKGGFEIDFALDGKEALNKVGNDLYDALLLDLEMPKIDGYEVLNRARKIYPNLPVIFITGKGKVKKIEDSIAHHKLNAFIEKPFTADEVLDVVNRAIRIRHDS; this comes from the coding sequence ATGAAAATATTGATCGCGGACGATGAAGAGATAATCCGTTCCTCCCTGGAAGGCATTTTAAAAAAGGGCGGCTTTGAAATCGATTTTGCCCTGGACGGCAAGGAAGCTCTCAATAAGGTCGGAAACGACCTTTATGACGCCCTGCTCCTTGATCTGGAAATGCCCAAGATCGACGGCTATGAAGTTTTGAACCGGGCGAGGAAAATTTACCCGAACCTGCCGGTGATCTTTATAACCGGCAAAGGCAAAGTGAAAAAAATCGAGGACAGCATCGCGCATCATAAGTTGAATGCTTTTATAGAAAAGCCCTTTACCGCCGATGAAGTTCTGGACGTGGTCAATCGGGCGATCAGGATCAGGCACGATTCCTGA
- a CDS encoding response regulator — translation MCPFISIAQPSSLTNPTVNARTYLPGDFVHVIVQAPVDTSQITAIMPDGTPVTLIQDRRTNVWRGLWQVPIDFKKETYSANLTAVDVQGNVFTGQTDYFSVGELAMITLVGKPTPEAAPKPPLRQIITAEAAPATVAGQEELISLIKKIITPPAGAPAPELTLATKNRLVERNLAAGKEDIQQGKLSEAAAFFRIVLYLAPDNKEAGTLLADTQNRLAAQKKIQAEGARRFYLMIVAIIFAVLIVLAALIYFLIRAIPRGIPTQGKSAKLLSDKEKTALWLNQTGWTKNPFSLQAIQQLFAGESKLELDGLKNYLKTRIEEAGGKGFDPFTDAALEKVYTLSKGNPKTALKICDWSVGQAIRRSEFSITAELVKGYELIGLTKILIADDEEIIRSSLDAILRKGGGYETDFALDGEEALKKIKENLYGLVLLDIEMPKLDGYTVLKEARALYPELPIMFVTGKGRPQKTIESMAQYNLNGYIEKPFTPEKVLDVVARVIKK, via the coding sequence CCGTTAACGCCCGAACCTACCTGCCGGGCGATTTTGTCCATGTTATTGTTCAGGCCCCGGTTGACACATCGCAGATCACCGCCATCATGCCCGACGGCACTCCGGTCACCTTGATCCAGGACCGCCGCACCAATGTCTGGCGCGGCCTCTGGCAGGTGCCGATCGATTTTAAAAAAGAGACCTACAGTGCCAACCTCACGGCCGTCGATGTCCAAGGCAACGTCTTCACGGGCCAGACGGATTATTTTTCCGTCGGCGAACTGGCTATGATCACGCTGGTCGGCAAGCCGACGCCCGAGGCGGCCCCGAAACCGCCTTTAAGGCAGATCATTACCGCGGAAGCGGCGCCGGCCACTGTCGCCGGGCAGGAAGAACTGATCTCGCTGATCAAAAAGATCATTACGCCGCCGGCCGGCGCGCCCGCGCCGGAGCTGACTCTCGCGACCAAAAACCGGCTGGTCGAGAGGAACCTGGCGGCGGGCAAAGAAGATATTCAGCAGGGCAAGTTATCCGAAGCGGCCGCTTTTTTCCGGATAGTTCTCTATCTGGCTCCCGATAATAAAGAGGCGGGGACTCTGCTGGCCGACACGCAGAACCGCCTGGCCGCCCAGAAAAAGATCCAGGCGGAGGGAGCAAGAAGATTTTATCTAATGATTGTTGCGATTATTTTCGCGGTACTCATTGTGTTGGCGGCGCTGATCTATTTTCTGATCAGGGCCATTCCGAGAGGAATTCCAACACAGGGAAAATCAGCTAAACTGCTGTCCGACAAAGAAAAAACGGCACTCTGGTTAAACCAGACCGGCTGGACAAAAAATCCCTTTTCGCTGCAGGCGATCCAGCAATTGTTCGCGGGTGAAAGCAAACTGGAACTCGACGGTTTGAAAAATTATCTTAAAACGAGGATTGAAGAAGCGGGGGGCAAAGGGTTTGATCCTTTTACCGACGCGGCGCTGGAAAAAGTTTACACACTGTCCAAAGGCAATCCCAAAACCGCCCTTAAGATCTGCGACTGGTCGGTCGGGCAGGCGATTCGCCGCAGCGAGTTTTCAATCACGGCCGAACTGGTCAAAGGCTATGAACTGATCGGCCTGACAAAGATCTTGATCGCCGATGACGAAGAAATAATCCGCAGCAGTCTGGACGCGATCTTGAGAAAAGGCGGCGGCTACGAGACCGACTTTGCCTTGGATGGAGAAGAAGCTTTAAAGAAAATCAAAGAGAATCTTTACGGTCTGGTCTTGCTGGACATCGAAATGCCGAAACTTGACGGTTACACTGTTTTAAAAGAAGCCAGAGCCCTGTATCCGGAACTGCCGATAATGTTTGTCACCGGCAAAGGCCGTCCGCAGAAGACGATCGAAAGCATGGCGCAGTATAATCTTAACGGTTACATCGAAAAACCGTTCACTCCGGAAAAAGTGCTCGATGTCGTCGCCAGAGTGATAAAAAAATAA
- a CDS encoding response regulator, with amino-acid sequence MAKILLMDDEPEFVEMLSLRLRKTGGYEVITAFDGEEGLKAAQANRPDLIILDLMMPKMDGRKVIEELKKSDQTRGIPVIVLSASASPKTAEELLKLGGFDFIVKPFEPPTLMAKIKAALEKKNAR; translated from the coding sequence ATGGCTAAGATATTATTGATGGACGACGAGCCGGAATTTGTGGAAATGCTTTCCCTGCGGCTTAGAAAAACCGGGGGCTACGAGGTGATAACCGCCTTTGACGGCGAGGAGGGCCTGAAAGCCGCGCAAGCAAACCGCCCGGACCTCATCATCCTTGATCTTATGATGCCCAAAATGGACGGGCGCAAAGTCATTGAAGAGCTGAAAAAATCCGATCAAACCCGCGGCATTCCCGTGATCGTACTAAGCGCCAGCGCCTCCCCCAAGACCGCCGAAGAATTATTAAAACTGGGGGGCTTTGATTTTATTGTAAAACCGTTCGAGCCACCGACCCTGATGGCCAAGATAAAAGCCGCTTTAGAGAAGAAAAATGCTCGATGA